From the genome of uncultured Methanobacterium sp.:
TTTCTTTTACAAGACAGTGCAATGTCAAGAGCCACTTTTGAAAAGATACATGAATTATCACCTGAAGAACTTTTAAAGGCGGATAAAGAGAATTTTGTTATACCCAACAAAATGATTGATGGTATCATATTGAAAAAAAATTGGATTCTTTTTAATCTAGAAGGATCGTTCGGTGAAATAAAGATTCATATATCAACAGGTGACGAACATAAATTCCGCTTTAATCCAGAATTCAATCTACCTGATTTAAGTGAAGAAGATAAAAAAGAACAAAAAATAATACTTAATGAGAAATTTGAGAATTATGTTGAATTCATAGAAAATTCTTTTTCGGATAGACTAGTAAACAAATTATAAGAATAAGTAAATTATTAGAAATCTACAACCAATTCTTCCCGCGAACATCTCTTTTGGGTTCTTTAATAGGGTTTTTAACTTCATTCCCTGATTTGGGAGTTATCGTTCCCGTACGCATCCCTCTTACCTATTTAGATCCGTTATTGATTGTATTTCTTAATATATCCTTCCTAATTTCTTATCCTTTTGGCTTTACATTCCCAAATACACCCTTATCCTCTTCACTATGCATATTTCACCCCATTTAAACAAACGTACTTTATCGAATCCTTATATTATCATACTATGATTCTTGTTATTAAAAAAGAAGTGCATCGGTTCCGAAGTTATCCCCCTGGCTTCCACCATTTGGGGGGGGGCAACATAACTTTTATAACATAATTTATACTATTTTCAGTGAACTGGCATCCTTTAGCACCACTTCCAAGCTACCCTGATACTCTGTGACTTTTCCATCAATTTTTACACGTCTGTTAATAAAGTTTTGAGGAGTTATGTTGGTTTTCTGGATTTCAGATGCTACACTCTCGAATATAACCACCTTAGTTTTTCCAGTTCCATCCATTAAATCCAGAAAGTAGGTTCCTCCCTTCTGGGATTGACTGACCCCGGTGACCATTCCCTCAACTGAAACGTCTTTATCAAGCATTCCACGATTCATATCTTTAATTTGGACTGTTTGAGGCATTATATAGTTGGCAGAGACCATCATTCCCACCAATCCAATAATAGCAGTGAATAAAGCCATTCTGAAGATTTTCTTGTCCTCCATCACAACCACAGTATTACTATCAAAGGTTATTGTTAATAAGTATTAGGTTATAATGTACCAGTAACCAGAGATTGAATAAATAAAATTACAACAAGGAAATTGCCCAATGCAAAGGAAAAAACAGCTAATAGGGGATAAAAAAAGATTTGAAACTTCATCTATGGTCTGAAGTTTCTAATTTTACATAATTCATCTGGCAAATTCAACTTTTCTGGGAGTTTCTGAAAATAGATTCAATCCTATCCAGAGTATCAATTTCATCCATACCCAGGTCATTACGAATCCTCTTAACCACCGGGAAACGCAGCGAGTATCCAGTTTCAGACTCGGGACTCTCCACTATTTCACTGAAAGCAATTTCCAGAATTATTGAAGGCTCTATTTTCACATGTCTACCTTCTTTATTGATGATTAGAGGTTCCACCATCTTGGAAAGTTCCATTAGTGTGTTATCATCCAATCCAGTGGCAGCGTATGCCAGTGGTTTGAGTTGGTTGTCCTCGTCCTGAATAGCCATCAGGTAAGAACCAATGAAATGAGCCCTCCTACCCTTCCCATAGGTTCCACCCACCACTACCAGATCCAGGGTTTCTGGTTCTGCCTTTAATTTAAGCATCTTCTTACCCCTTATACCCGGCATGTAGGGTGCATTAGGATCTTTGATCATGATACCCTCATGACCTCCTTCAATGGAGTGATTGAAAAGATCCTGAGCCTTATGAATCTCTTCCGGAGTAACTTTAACCTGAGCAGAAAGCTCCAGTTTGCCCTCATCTATTTTAACTATTGACTCCAGAGTTTTCCTCCTCTCCTGAAGAGGTTCATCCAGAATAGGACCCTCGTAGTAAAGTACATCAAAAAGATAAACAGTTAAAGGGATTTTAGAAACCATTTTATCAATTTCGTACTTTCTCTTGACCCTTTGAAGCATATACTGGAATGATATTGGTTTCCCATCTCTGCTGGCGATTATTTCTCCCTCAACAATGAAATCTTCATGTGGAAGAGCTTTTTCAATATAATCTGAGATTTCAGGAAGTGCTAAACTGATATTTTCCAGCCTTCTGGTAAAAATATCAATTTCATCACCATTTCTGTGAATCTGAACCCGTATTCCATCATATTTAGTTTCACAAATGGCCCAACCCATTTCTTCCACACTCTCTTTTATACCTGGAGATAACTGTGCCAGCATGGGTTTTACAGGTTTACCTGGTTTCAAAGTTAGTTTACGCAGACCTTCTTCCCCTTCCATCCTGGCTACTTCAGCCACCAGCCCCATATCGTTGGTTAACATATGGGCTCTTTCTGCTACTTCTTTGGGTATGTTAAATGCCTGAGAAATAGCATCCCTGATGGTTCCTTCACCTACACCCACTCGAAGTTCTTCCAAAACAGTTCGGGTGAGGTATTTGGCCTCAACTGGAGCTGCTGAGGATAATAACTCCATTAAATAGTCTATTTTTTTAAACTGGGCACGGTTACCTGAAATTTCAGCCATTTTCACCAGATTGCGATGTACTTTCTGTATGGTGAGTGGTCGGCTAAAGAGAGTTATCTGGCTTTTCTTCTGGTATAATTCCTCTGCAGCCATACCAATATCCCCAGTATCCCGCATTCGGTTCTCCACATCATCTGGAGAAACTCCTACCACCTGGGAAATAGCTTTCATTAATAGTTTGGATCCTATTCCCAGTTCTTCCTCACTCCATGTGGGGAAAATTCGGCCTAAAGCCAGTAAAGTTACTATGGGAAGAAGTTCAGGTTCTTCATCTCCCACTTCAGCTAAAAATTTAGCTAAAATATCGGTTTTCTCCAGACGTTTGGTGGTAGAGTCCAGATCCTGATAAACTTCCACTAAATCATTGTAAAGCATTGAAATATCACCATTACACTCACTCAACTGTTTCCAACATGTTTAAACTTTTTACTTGGTAAAATAATATTGAGTCGATGTTATTTAAATTTACAATTTTTTCAAAAAAATAAATACCAAAAATAATCCGTTGCTATCCATAAATACTCCCATGAAGAATTCTAAAATAACATATCTAGATTTTTATATCCCAATTAACAGCAATCATTCTCTATCACTGCTTAAAAATTTTGGAGATCTAAAAAAATCAATGAACTCTAAAATTACAAACTTTAAATATTTAATACTCAGATTCAGACCAGATAATCTGGAAGGTAGTCCCCTTATCTCTGGAAAGGATTATACTACCTTTTAACTGGTTTACCAGGCTGTTCACCAGTTGGAATCCCATGGTTCCACTTTCCTTAAATTCAATACTGGTAGGAAGTCCCACACCATTATCTTTGACCATCAATACATTGTTTTCGTGATTATCAAATCCAAAATCCACGCAAATTTCTCCTTCACTGGTTCCAGGGAAGGCATGTTTCACTGCGTTGGTTAAAAGTTCATTGAGAATTAGTCCGCAAGGGATGGCTGCGTCAATATCCAGCATCAACCCGTCAGTCCGGGTAATCATCTTAATTCGGTCAGTATCCACTCGGTATGAGCTGACAATGAGTTCTATGAGTTTTTTTATGTACTGGGAAAAATCGATGACTGCGAAATCTTCAGACTGGGAGAATCCATCATGGATTAGTAACATTGATTTAACCCGGTTTTTGTTATCTTTTAAAACTTCCCGGTTCTCTGCATCCTTCATGTAAACTGATTGGAGTTCCAGGAGGCTTGAGATCATGTTCATATAATTACTAACTCTCCCATTGATCTCACCTAGAAGCATCTCTTTCTCCTTCAAAGACGCGTTTATTTCTGTTTCTGCCTTTTTTCGTTCGGTAATATCTTGAGCTATTACTTGAACTGCAAATAATTCCCCATTTTTAAGTAAAGGGGCAGGGTAAATTTCCATTAAACGTATTTCTCCCTCTCTGGAGATCAAACGTGATTCAAATGGTTTTACATCCTCTCCTTTCAGATATTTGGAAAATAGTTCATTGTAGTATGAAGAATCTTCACCAGTAATGGACTGGAGATCTGTGAAATACATACCAATAGTGTCATCACGGGATAATGGGCTGAATTTAGCCGCAGCATGGTTAAGATCAATGATCTTTCCATCCAATCCCAGAACAACCACGTAATTGGGGAAATATTCAAAAAGAGTCCTGTATTTCTCTTCACGTTCTTTGAGGGCCTGTTCTGCAGCTAATTTTTCAATTTTTTCTTTAGCTTCTTTTAAAGCCCTTACAACAGAGTGAGGTAGTTTTGAGAGGTTATTTTTGAGAACATAATCTGTTGCACCTTCTTTGAGCATTTCAACCGCGAAATCTTCACCTATTTTCCCACTCACAAAGATAAAAGGTGTGTTGGGAACGATTTCCCGGGCCAGGTTCATGGCAGTGATACCATCAAATTGAGGGAGTGAATGGTCTGCCAGGATGATGCTCGGCTTGAACTCCACCAGTTCTCTCCGGTAATCTTCTTCTTTTTCCACGATTTTAGATGTGAATTGGAGGCCTTCTCGTTTGAGCTGAGTTTCTATAAGTTCAGCATCCAGTGGCACATCTTCCAGTATTAGAACTTTTATTTCTTCAGCCATAACATCCCACAGAGATTATTTATTAAGATTTCAGATATTATTGATATGGATCGATCATATTTATAGATTTTTATTTGCCAAGAACTCTTTTTATACTTATAAAATGAAAAGCTTTATTGGCTAAACATTCCCTAAGATGTTTTTTAAGAACAATACGGCCAAAAAAGCATCTAAATCTAGTAAAAAATCTTGATAACTAAATTAAATGTAAGAAAAAAATAGGGGGATAATATAAAATAAATCCCACTTATACCCAATAAATCAACTTAAAAACTACCTAGACTGAGGTATCTGTACTATTTTCAAAACCTGATTATTTTTCTATAGTCAGCATTTCCTCACGCATTTCCAGTGACCCCATCTTAACTGGAGTGGACTGCTGTAAATAGTGATCAAATAACCGATTACCCCATGAAATAGCTTCTTCACCATGGCTAATCAGGGAAATATTCAAGTCATAAGCTCCGTCAGCTGAAAACAGACCCAGAGCAATGAAGTTGTCACCAGTAGTCAGGGATATATTCACATCTTCATCAACTTTCATTAACTGTAGTTTACCTTCATTGACCCATTTTTCCAGTTTGTCTTTCCCGACATTTTCCACCAGTTTGTCAATGATTCCTTCAGTCATGATAAGCTGAACTTTTCCATCTTTTTCAAGGGTTTCCAGGAAAATCTTGATACTTGAAGGGTTATAAACAGAAGTAAGTTGTTTAAAGTTTTCGCTTTTGGATAAAAATTCTGATAAAACCTCTTGTGGCCTCATGATATTGGTACTGGTTGATTTCACTATGAATGATTTTTCCAGGCACCCTATGTCTTTGAAAAGTTCTGGTGGGATGCAACTGATATCATGGTTTAAGAACAGTCCCTCACAGAGGTTCAGGGAATAGAAAGACCTCATAACATCGATTAATTTGTTGGCTACAACTTCTCCAGTTTGAGATAGGGAGTAGTTTCCAGATTCTCGGAAAATGAAATTTTTCTGTTCCAGTTGATTCATTCCGTGTAGGATAGTAGATGAACTCAGATGGATCTCCTTACGTAAATCCGCTAAATTCTTAGATCCACTTATTAAACTAATTAATATCTTAGCCCGCACATCTGAGGCTATAAAAAACTTCATATCATCTTTAACTTGCTCGTATAGTTCAAACATATAGTCCATTTAACTTCCACCTTTTCTTTGATAAGGGGATTTCGATTATTGATACAATTTCATTCATTGATTTCATTATTGATTTTTGTAACCTTAATTACAGTTGCTTAATCATATGAGTATTAGAGATTAATAAATATTTTCTTAGTAAGTACTATATAAAGAGGGACAATAATGAGTAAAATTGATTAATAACAACCATGCCAAAAAATTATAGAAAATAAAGAGTTAAAAAAAAATAAACAATGTTTAAATATTTAGTAACAGAGATTTATCTTAAATAAACCTTTCAAACCTCTCTTTTCCTACTTTACATATTGGACAGGTTTCCGGTGGCTCTTCACGAGCACACAAATACCCACAGACCCTGCATCTCCACACCGGTAAAGGGAGAGTACTTAATGTTTGTTCTTGTGAGGTTTGTTTGGCTGATTGGCGTTGCCCGGGTCCCGGTCTTCTCTCAGGTATGGATGTTAATTTTTTACTTCCATTGAGTATTTCACTGGAGATATAAAGTCCACAGTAGCATGCTCCAAATTCATCAAGGTCAGGATCACGATAATCACATGGACAGATAATATCCAGGTCTTCTTCTTTGACTCCTGATGCCAGTCGACAGGGACAGGCCCCATAACCGTAACGATCCTTGTTTATGAGGATGCTTTCCAGGAGTTCCTTGGTAAATGCTTCATCAGGGTTTAGATGATAACCGAAATCCTCTGCTTCTTCTTTTGACTTCTCGTAAAAACTGTTTAAATCATCTGCAGTGATTTTATCAGGATTCATCCCAATATCTCCCTCACTTTATCTTCATTGAATCCCACAATGGTTTCTTCATCATTTATAACCAGAGTAGGGAATGAAAGTTGAGAGTTCCACTTTTCAACTTGTTGGATTACTTCCTGTCTTTCTTCTCCTTCCAGGAGGTCCACGTAGATATAATCGTATTCCACTCCCAGATCCTCCAGAAGCATTCTGGTTTTTTTACACCATCCACAGGTACTTAAAGCAAAAAGGACTGTTTTACCTTTGTTTTCACCATCAACATGTTGCATTGGCATTTTGATTTCCTCCTTTTAGAATATCCCCTTTCAAGATCAGCTTGCTCTTGTTATTCAAACATTACCCACATTTATCATAATTCCATCTTTTATTATGTTACATCTTGTATTAATAAACTGACAATGAAAAAAAAATAGATAAATATTTAACAGTGTCCCGCGCTTGGATATACGTTGCCCCGCACTTGATTTTACCCTTGATGTTGTCTACACTTGATGTTGCTTGATTTACCTTTGATGTGCCTTACAATTGATGTTACCATGACTTAAAACCTTTAGTTATATGTTATCCCGCACCATCCTCAGGGCACAGAACTCCCCACACATGGTACACATGTCACTTTCAGGAGTAACTCTCCTTTCACGACATTTTCTGGCCTTTTCAGAGTCAAATGCAAGTTGGTACTGTTTTTCCCACTGGAAATTCTTTCGGGCTCTGGCCATTTCCATTTCCTTGGCCCAGGCACTTTCAAGCCCATTTGCAACATCTGCAGCCTGTGCAGCTATTTTTGATGCAACAACACCCTCTTTAACATCCTGCAATCCAGGTATGGAAAGATGTTCTGCAGGAGTAACGTAACACAGGAAATCAGCACCTGCACGGGCTGCCAGGGCCCCTCCAATGGCTGAAGTTATGTGATCGTATCCGGGTGCCAGATCAGTTACTATTGGCCCTAAAACATAGAATGGGGCACCTTTACAGACTGTTTTCTGGATTTGCATGTTGGCTTCCACCTGGTTTAAGGGGACGTGTCCGGGTCCTTCTACCATGACTTGCACATCTGCCTCTCGGGCACGTTTAACCAGATCCCCCAGAATCAGGAGCTCTCCAATCTGGGGTATGTCCGAGGCATCAGCCAGACAACCCGGCCTGAGACCATCACCCAGCGAGAGAGTCACGTCGTGTTCACGGGCAATCTCCAGTAGGTAATCGTAATTTTTGTACAATGGGTTTTCTTCATGATTATGAAGTATCCATGCGGTTAGAAAAGCTCCACCACGACTTACCACTCCCATAACCCTTTCTGACCTTTTGACTTTCTCCACAGTGTCCATGGTGATGCCACTGTGCACTGTCATGAAGTCCACTCCTTCCCTGGCCTGTTCTTCAATAGCCCGGAACATATCATCTTCATCCATATTAACCACCGCATCCTTGGTTTGGGAAGCAGTTATTCCTGCCTGGTATATGGGGACAGTTCCTATGGGAAGATCGGTAGATTCCATTACTGCTTTACGCACTTCACGGAATTTTGGCCCGGTGGAAAGATCCATTACTGCATCAGCACCATATTCTGCTGCTATTTTGGCCTTTTTCACTTCCAGTTGCACATTTTCCAGTTCAGGGGAAGATCCCAGATTGGCATTGATCTTGGTACTGAGTCCCCTGCCTACCCCACAGGGTTTGGTGTTCCTGTTTTTGTTACTTGGAATCACCACATGACCTTTAGCAACTCTTTTTATGAGTTTTTGAACATCTATGCCTTCATATTCGGCTATTTTTCGTATTTCATCTGTGGTCTGGCCTTTGCCAGCCTGGTATAACTGAGTCACTTTTTCATCCCTCGTTTTATATATTAGGAAGTAGTTGAGAATTAAATATTATGATAAAAAAACTGCATGCTCAGGATATCATGATCCAGGAAGTGCATGTTACCTCTCCCAATGACCTGGTAGCAGCTGCCAAGCTGAAAATGATGCGCTGTAACGTCGGAGGCCTGCCAGTAGTAAATGAAAAACAACTGGTAGGGATAATAACCCATAGGGACGTCTTATTAGCCGGAGGAGAATCTCTAGGCCTTAAAGTGGGCGATTTAATGAGTAAAGACCTTGAGGTAGTAAATAAAGACACTCCAGTTATGATTATTACCCGGATCATGGCCGATAAAGGTTTCCAGAGAATTCCAGTGGTGGAAGATGGTAACCTGGTGGGACTCATAACCCAGAGCTCACTTATCCGTGCACTTGCTGATTCAGGGGAATAAACTTAGTTTTTTTAAGTAATCCTTTGATTTTATATCATTAATTAATATCATCCTTAGTTAATATTATTTTCAAAGTTTACGCATTATTCAAAGGGTTTTGCAGATTTATAGATTAAAGTAGAGGCTTAGGAATCTTTGGATCTTTTTTGTCCTTTAATCCACCAATTTTCTCAATTCGAAGCTCCAGGAATTTTTTACCTGCTTCAGTAACTCCATAGATTGGTATGGATTCTCCTGCCCTGAAATAAGATTTATCTTCCCCAATTTCCCGGACACATTTAGATGCACAACCAGTTATCACATCCGCATATTTGAAGAGATTTTTAGCATTTTCCTCCGAAATCTGGGTCACATGGGCTACAAAAATGTATATTTTTACACCGGGAGTCCGTTTTTCAATTTCCCTGATCTTCTTTGCATCAGCCGCAGCAACCAGTGTAACTGCTATTTTTTTAAATCCCATTTCAATTGCTTTAATAACACCTTCAACCTGATTAATCTCTGCTGTTTTTGAATTTAATATATTTTCAAGCCCTAAGGTATTCATAACATCTTCAAGAGGAGTTGTACTTACCAAACCCGACACTCTACCCCCAATACCCTGAATCAACTCTGGTTCGGTTAATATTACTGTCCCACATCCCTCACATACAGTTACCACTGCATCGATTTCTCCCTCTTCAACCATGGTGTTCAGGGTTTCTGAAACTCCAAAAGAAAGAAAATCCTGCATTCTCAGGGTTCTCTCACCAGTGCAAAAACCAAAGTCATTTATTCGAAACTCGATGTTTTCCTTTACATCTTTAGATGTAAGCTTTTTTATTCCCCTGTATTTATCAAATATTGGGCAGTATTCTATTTTAGGCTCCCCGACCTCTACTACCTTTCCGTTTTTAACTTTAACCCTAGTTTTACCCAGGGCTTCAATCACATGCTCATCCATTCAATCACCTGAATTATAACTAAAAATAAATTTCCCATTGGAAGTGAGTTTTCCATAAAACAATTTTTTAATGGATTAGTTTAATTTTTCAATGATTAGTTTTTATAAAAAATTTTTCCAATAATTTTTTCTAATATTAAAATTAAATATGATTTATTAAATATAATCTAATTCATAGAATAAAAAATATACCCATCCATAGAAAAGTTTAAGAAAGATGAGAATGAACAGGATATAAGCCATGCCGGGGTGGCTCAGCTGGTTAGAGCGCGCGGCTCATAGGGTATTAAGCAAGTGCTCTGACTTTTTCCTGGGATACCGCGAGGTCGCGGGTTCGAATCCCGCCCCCGGCACTTCATTATTACTATTTTAATCAATTTCTTAATTTTAAACGTTATTTCAGCTCTTGAAATCTTCAAACTTCTTATTATTCCATTATAAGCAATTTTTTAATTTTAAATGTTATTTCAGCTCTTTAAATTTTTTTAACTTCTTATTATTCCATTTTACTTGTTTATTCGCGAAATTTTATCCAACCCATATAGTTAATATATATTGCCACATAATTAATACTAAATTAATTTAGAAACTGTGGTTACCGCAGATTTTTTTTATTTAGTTCACATCTGTTGCAGTATTCACAGTAGTGCAGTAAAAGATAAAAAGTAGATAAAAGTGATTTTTGATGATAATTTGCAGAAAAACGGATACAAATACCAGTTTTTTACAAAAATAAAGCATATAAAAAAGTTAGGAAACTAATCAGTGAATTCATCTTCAGAAATGAGGAGACTGGCAAGAATGGAGAATAACAGACCCTATTGGGATAAAAAAATCTGTGATTCAGCCACTTTAGAAGATATTGATGAAGAAATTGTTAAACAGTTCCTTAAAGTATTTAATAACAAGCGAAGACTTGAACTGGACTCTGAAATCCCAATTGTAGAATTCCTGGAAAAATTGGAATTAATAAAAGGGGAGAAATTAACAAATGCTGCTGTTCTTTTGTTCTGTAAAAACCCACAAAAATTCTTTCCTCAAGCAGAAGTACGATGCACTCGATTCAATGGAACAATACCTTTAGAATTTGGTGCCAGGGAAGTTTTCCAGGGAAGCATAATCCATCAAAGAGAATCTGCAATTAATTTCGTTAAAGAACACATAAAACTCCCTGCAGAGATTATAGGTTTTGAAAGAGTTGAAAGATGGAAATATCCATTAAATGCCATTCAAGAAGCCATAACTAACGCTATTTGCCATCGTGATTACAGTTTGAGTTCAAACATCCAGGTTCGAATATTCGATGACCGACTGGAAGTATGGGGATGCGGCCCATTACCTGCACCGCTGACTGTTGAAGACTTAAAAATGA
Proteins encoded in this window:
- a CDS encoding exodeoxyribonuclease VII large subunit, which translates into the protein MEDKKIFRMALFTAIIGLVGMMVSANYIMPQTVQIKDMNRGMLDKDVSVEGMVTGVSQSQKGGTYFLDLMDGTGKTKVVIFESVASEIQKTNITPQNFINRRVKIDGKVTEYQGSLEVVLKDASSLKIV
- a CDS encoding ATP-binding protein, with product MRRLARMENNRPYWDKKICDSATLEDIDEEIVKQFLKVFNNKRRLELDSEIPIVEFLEKLELIKGEKLTNAAVLLFCKNPQKFFPQAEVRCTRFNGTIPLEFGAREVFQGSIIHQRESAINFVKEHIKLPAEIIGFERVERWKYPLNAIQEAITNAICHRDYSLSSNIQVRIFDDRLEVWGCGPLPAPLTVEDLKMKHKSVLRNPLIGNCFFRINFIAQLGTGTQKILSAFSKQKLPEPLFEIDAGDFIIVFQKV
- the thiC gene encoding phosphomethylpyrimidine synthase, giving the protein MTQLYQAGKGQTTDEIRKIAEYEGIDVQKLIKRVAKGHVVIPSNKNRNTKPCGVGRGLSTKINANLGSSPELENVQLEVKKAKIAAEYGADAVMDLSTGPKFREVRKAVMESTDLPIGTVPIYQAGITASQTKDAVVNMDEDDMFRAIEEQAREGVDFMTVHSGITMDTVEKVKRSERVMGVVSRGGAFLTAWILHNHEENPLYKNYDYLLEIAREHDVTLSLGDGLRPGCLADASDIPQIGELLILGDLVKRAREADVQVMVEGPGHVPLNQVEANMQIQKTVCKGAPFYVLGPIVTDLAPGYDHITSAIGGALAARAGADFLCYVTPAEHLSIPGLQDVKEGVVASKIAAQAADVANGLESAWAKEMEMARARKNFQWEKQYQLAFDSEKARKCRERRVTPESDMCTMCGEFCALRMVRDNI
- a CDS encoding CBS domain-containing protein, which codes for MIKKLHAQDIMIQEVHVTSPNDLVAAAKLKMMRCNVGGLPVVNEKQLVGIITHRDVLLAGGESLGLKVGDLMSKDLEVVNKDTPVMIITRIMADKGFQRIPVVEDGNLVGLITQSSLIRALADSGE
- a CDS encoding ATP-dependent DNA ligase, translating into MLYNDLVEVYQDLDSTTKRLEKTDILAKFLAEVGDEEPELLPIVTLLALGRIFPTWSEEELGIGSKLLMKAISQVVGVSPDDVENRMRDTGDIGMAAEELYQKKSQITLFSRPLTIQKVHRNLVKMAEISGNRAQFKKIDYLMELLSSAAPVEAKYLTRTVLEELRVGVGEGTIRDAISQAFNIPKEVAERAHMLTNDMGLVAEVARMEGEEGLRKLTLKPGKPVKPMLAQLSPGIKESVEEMGWAICETKYDGIRVQIHRNGDEIDIFTRRLENISLALPEISDYIEKALPHEDFIVEGEIIASRDGKPISFQYMLQRVKRKYEIDKMVSKIPLTVYLFDVLYYEGPILDEPLQERRKTLESIVKIDEGKLELSAQVKVTPEEIHKAQDLFNHSIEGGHEGIMIKDPNAPYMPGIRGKKMLKLKAEPETLDLVVVGGTYGKGRRAHFIGSYLMAIQDEDNQLKPLAYAATGLDDNTLMELSKMVEPLIINKEGRHVKIEPSIILEIAFSEIVESPESETGYSLRFPVVKRIRNDLGMDEIDTLDRIESIFRNSQKS
- a CDS encoding glutaredoxin family protein, which produces MPMQHVDGENKGKTVLFALSTCGWCKKTRMLLEDLGVEYDYIYVDLLEGEERQEVIQQVEKWNSQLSFPTLVINDEETIVGFNEDKVREILG
- a CDS encoding PAS domain S-box protein; this translates as MAEEIKVLILEDVPLDAELIETQLKREGLQFTSKIVEKEEDYRRELVEFKPSIILADHSLPQFDGITAMNLAREIVPNTPFIFVSGKIGEDFAVEMLKEGATDYVLKNNLSKLPHSVVRALKEAKEKIEKLAAEQALKEREEKYRTLFEYFPNYVVVLGLDGKIIDLNHAAAKFSPLSRDDTIGMYFTDLQSITGEDSSYYNELFSKYLKGEDVKPFESRLISREGEIRLMEIYPAPLLKNGELFAVQVIAQDITERKKAETEINASLKEKEMLLGEINGRVSNYMNMISSLLELQSVYMKDAENREVLKDNKNRVKSMLLIHDGFSQSEDFAVIDFSQYIKKLIELIVSSYRVDTDRIKMITRTDGLMLDIDAAIPCGLILNELLTNAVKHAFPGTSEGEICVDFGFDNHENNVLMVKDNGVGLPTSIEFKESGTMGFQLVNSLVNQLKGSIILSRDKGTTFQIIWSESEY
- a CDS encoding methanogenesis marker 8 protein, whose amino-acid sequence is MDEHVIEALGKTRVKVKNGKVVEVGEPKIEYCPIFDKYRGIKKLTSKDVKENIEFRINDFGFCTGERTLRMQDFLSFGVSETLNTMVEEGEIDAVVTVCEGCGTVILTEPELIQGIGGRVSGLVSTTPLEDVMNTLGLENILNSKTAEINQVEGVIKAIEMGFKKIAVTLVAAADAKKIREIEKRTPGVKIYIFVAHVTQISEENAKNLFKYADVITGCASKCVREIGEDKSYFRAGESIPIYGVTEAGKKFLELRIEKIGGLKDKKDPKIPKPLL
- a CDS encoding transcriptional regulator FilR1 domain-containing protein, with translation MDYMFELYEQVKDDMKFFIASDVRAKILISLISGSKNLADLRKEIHLSSSTILHGMNQLEQKNFIFRESGNYSLSQTGEVVANKLIDVMRSFYSLNLCEGLFLNHDISCIPPELFKDIGCLEKSFIVKSTSTNIMRPQEVLSEFLSKSENFKQLTSVYNPSSIKIFLETLEKDGKVQLIMTEGIIDKLVENVGKDKLEKWVNEGKLQLMKVDEDVNISLTTGDNFIALGLFSADGAYDLNISLISHGEEAISWGNRLFDHYLQQSTPVKMGSLEMREEMLTIEK
- a CDS encoding ferredoxin-thioredoxin reductase catalytic domain-containing protein, producing MNPDKITADDLNSFYEKSKEEAEDFGYHLNPDEAFTKELLESILINKDRYGYGACPCRLASGVKEEDLDIICPCDYRDPDLDEFGACYCGLYISSEILNGSKKLTSIPERRPGPGQRQSAKQTSQEQTLSTLPLPVWRCRVCGYLCAREEPPETCPICKVGKERFERFI